One window from the genome of Salvelinus namaycush isolate Seneca chromosome 19, SaNama_1.0, whole genome shotgun sequence encodes:
- the xirp2b gene encoding xin actin-binding repeat-containing protein 2, with protein sequence MAMYQQAAVSKQQDNTFSSGVMEESEVCSVPGGLASVRAQFENQETAPSHNVSQFHFHRRAVQEVQLNSEVTMRSSSREVIPASQQAIFHQDEQVTHEENNFTSVYDNKHNNEREDLEYFPPPPPDLLQVPSESPDMPVECYLSPEPPESAYPSKRPLSRQEYFRQRNQYELKRLYKHIHPEVRKNLEMYSDVAEYENTQQESQEEFTGETRYIYEDNGSSPNDCISPEEEYLEWDEILRGEVQSMRWMFENKPLDAIKDDASNEDDAQNMEQEMIVGSDVRSKAWMFETKPMDALGSDNIASTKYRHKFNTLDKGDVRAAAWLFENQPMETLNKLHGDEELTKEIVFTQEDGSSTIHMLESQYMETLGHTETIDDSHLLSLRSVLEEIKGEVKTITSTFETRFMCVLMGQSGQMLEITSIRKVETEKVDTKTSTWLFDTQALDMTNKPAAPVKLVCSLSMEDNYKGDVHRSRWLFETKTLDSVNEDEWESSTLQKEEIIGADVRKHCLAFETQPMNSLKDDANARPPTIGGNVRSARHFFETSPEAALKDLNEVGKLQKMVRLDEEKGDVRHQKWVFESQPLEHIQEEKKEVIRTINLDEIDKVDVSNYKQIFETTDLTRWDESQKILVEGVTCGSVKSNKHLFESTPMYAMQDSSGHYHEVKTVHREEVVKGDVTSCKWMFETCPIDQFDESITNYEVIKGISKEEVESGDVKTAKWLFETQPLDAIKYFSNIEDEESTTKESVEIVKGDVKTGKWLFETKLMNVPYEKEELKSENESEEIRKGDVKICTWLFETQALDTIRDETETVLQTCTVNQEDVQGKDVRMARFLFETENLENITGEDESFKRVTEIDIQSGDVNRMKYIFENQSSDIMTSTSEEFMQRLKTTQSTTQSENIQKGNVVNCKWLFENQSIDAIRDIQEETLDTRTVTDVQGGNVDKGRFIFERYSLDKIQEASSEIDITKLQKITCEEEEKGDVRNYTMMFETQPLYAIQDKEGHYHEVTTVTSEEILKGDVIGSRWLFETKPLDSIRDTDEVYIIKSVTQEDVQKGDVTSAKWRFETQPLDTITEDIKMSVKTVEDIQGGDVRMNKQRFESDELSQKSVRTVNVSEIQKGDVRTAKWMFETQTMDKIRSQSEENLIETVMKEEVLRGDVRQSVWLFEQNPLDHIKEIDEEDTVVIQEEIPKADVKTTTWLFETTPFHDFNENNVEKSEILGKSIKGTLEELYSQKIVNSKGVLIEADEIGDVRMAKYQLMNKDSPEIQREEIISGDLSNIMMNLLNRRERIERGVVVESEEKGNISTTVHQLFNQERGISVEKEEILRGDIQEAVNNLLKEGGSAKRGILLQEDEKGDVRMTIYSLLNKEEDISVEKEDIIKGNIRHALQRLSNPENQEQIRIKVDENEKGNVNFYSTCIESGALDYLKQLQVEPDETPPEKVEKEEIIRGDIKGTKLILDSNRAQIERTVYEEDIVRGDVHNSVKVFMTEPTLSLDGLQKEEIVRGDLKAAMNSLSQSVNQTVVVEKEEVVRGNIHKARRHLELAQRRPKEVEKPEIVRGNIKGALRSLEKSATSKVEVVIEDLVPGDIKGTLKSLEQAKQTVRAIEKEEIVKGFPSTPTLTV encoded by the exons ATGGCCATGTACCAGCAGGCAGCTGTCTCCAAGCAGCAGGACAACACCTTCTCCAGTGGG GTCATGGAGGAGTCTGAGGTCTGCTCTGTGCCTGGGGGGCTCGCCAGCGTCAGGGCACAATTCGAGAACCAGGAAACTGCACCATCGCACAATGTCTCCCAGTTCCACTTCCACCGCAGAGCTGTGCAG GAAGTGCAATTGAACTCTGAGGTGACAATGAGGAGCAGTTCCAGAGAAGTCATCCCAGCCTCTCAGCAGGCTATTTTCCACCAGGATGAACAG GTCACACATGAAGAAAACAACTTTACCTCCGTTTATGACAACAAGCATAATAATGAAAGAG aAGATTTAGAGTACTTCCCACCTCCACCCCCAGACTTACTGCAGgtcccatcagaaagtccagatATGCCAGTAGAGTGCTACTTATCACCTGAGCCCCCGGAATCAGCTTACCCTTCTAAACGTCCACTCAGTAGACAAGAATACTTCAGGCAGAGAAACCAGTATGAGTTAAAGCGCCTTTACAAGCATATCCATCCTGAGGTGCGTAAAAACCTAGAGATGTATAGTGATGTGGCTGAGTATGAAAACACCCAACAAGAGAGTCAGGAGGAGTTCACAGGGGAGACCAGGTATATATACGAGGATAATGGTAGCAGCCCCAACGACTGTATTAGCCCAGAAGAAGAATACCTGGAATGGGATGAGATCCTCAGAGGGGAGGTCCAATCAATGCGCTGGATGTTTGAGAACAAACCTCTGGATGCCATCAAAGACGACGCCTCAAATGAGGATGACGCCCAAAACATGGAACAGGAGATGATTGTTGGGAGTGATGTAAGAAGCAAAGCATGGATGTTTGAGACCAAGCCCATGGATGCATTGGGATCAGACAACATAGCTTCAACTAAATATAGACACAAGTTCAATACGTTGGACAAAGGAGATGTCCGTGCTGCAGCCTGGTTGTTTGAAAACCAACCCATGGAGACCCTGAACAAACTGCATGGCGATGAAGAGCTAACCAAAGAGATAGTGTTTACCCAGGAAGATGGCAGCTCTACCATACACATGCTTGAATCTCAGTACATGGAAACTTTAGGCCATACTGAGACCATTGATGACAGTCACCTCCTGAGTCTGAGATCAGTGCTTGAGGAAATAAAGGGAGAAGTGAAGACAATCACAAGCACATTTGAGACTCGGTTTATGTGCGTCCTCATGGGACAGTCAGGCCAGATGTTGGAGATAACATCTATACGCAAAGTGGAGACTGAGAAGGTGGACACTAAAACATCGACCTGGCTTTTTGATACCCAAGCCCTGGACATGACTAATAAACCCGCTGCCCCAGTGAAACTTGTGTGTAGCCTGTCCATGGAAGACAACTATAAAGGAGATGTTCACCGGAGTAGATGGTTGTTTGAGACAAAGACCTTAGACTCCGTTAATGAAGATGAATGGGAGAGCTCAACCCTGCAAAAGGAAGAGATAATTGGAGCCGATGTTCGAAAGCATTGCTTAGCGTTTGAAACTCAGCCAATGAATTCTCTGAAAGATGATGCAAATGCTAGACCCCCGACTATCGGTGGTAATGTTAGATCTGCAAGACACTTCTTTGAAACTAGTCCAGAGGCAGCTTTGAAGGACCTCAATGAG GTTGGGAAACTACAAAAAATGGTGAGACTTGATGAAGAGAAGGGGGATGTGAGGCACCAGAAATGGGTTTTCGAAAGTCAACCCCTGGAGCACATTCAAGAGGAAAAGAAGGAAGTCATTCGAACCATTAACCTGGACGAAATCGATAAAGTGGATGTCTCAAACTACAAGCAAATATTTGAAACCACAGACTTAACCAGATGGGATGAATCTCAAAAGATACTCGTGGAGGGTGTAACATGTGGCTCTGTGAAATCTAACAAACATCTGTTTGAGTCTACACCAATGTACGCCATGCAAGACAGCTCTGGCCATTACCATGAGGTGAAAACAGTGCATCGGGAAGAGGTTGTCAAGGGAGACGTAACAAGCTGCAAATGGATGTTTGAAACATGCCCCATTGACCAGTTTGATGAAAGTATCACTAATTATGAAGTTATTAAGGGAATATCCAAAGAAGAAGTTGAGTCTGGTGACGTTAAAACTGCCAAGTGGCTGTTTGAAACACAGCCTCTTGATGCAATTAAATACTTCAGCAATATTGAAGATGAGGAAAGTACAACTAAGGAAAGTGTTGAGATAGTAAAAGGTGATGTTAAAACCGGTAAGTGGTTATTCGAGACTAAACTAATGAATGTCCCATATGAGAAGGAGGAGTTGAAGAGTGAAAATGAGAGTGAGGAGATACGCAAAGGAGATGTAAAAATATGCACATGGTTGTTTGAGACACAGGCACTTGACACTATCCGAGATGAAACAGAAACTGTTCTACAAACATGCACTGTGAATCAAGAAGATGTCCAGGGCAAAGATGTACGAATGGCTCGTTTTTTATTTGAGACGGAGAATCTTGAGAACATCACAGGGGAGGATGAGAGCTTTAAGAGGGTTACAGAGATTGACATTCAGTCAGGAGATGTCAATAGAATGAAGTATATCTTTGAGAATCAGTCCTCTGATATCATGACCTCAACATCTGAGGAGTTCATGCAAAGGCTCAAAACTACACAATCAACTACACAATCAGAGAACATCCAGAAAGGAAATGTGGTGAACTGCAAATGGCTCTTTGAGAACCAGTCCATAGATGCCATACGTGATATCCAAGAAGAGACTCTGGACACCCGCACTGTGACTGATGTACAAGGAGGTAATGTGGACAAAGGTCGTTTTATTTTTGAGAGGTACTCCTTAGACAAAATCCAGGAGGCTTCCTCAGAAATAGATATTACAAAGTTGCAGAAAATAACttgtgaggaggaagagaaaggggatgTGAGGAACTACACCATGATGTTTGAAACTCAGCCTCTTTATGCCATTCAAGACAAAGAGGGCCATTATCATGAGGTCACCACTGTCACAAGCGAGGAGATATTGAAGGGTGATGTGATCGGGTCCCGGTGGCTGTTTGAAACCAAGCCTCTTGATTCTATCAGGGATACAGATGAGGTCTATATCATCAAATCTGTCACACAGGAGGATGTTCAGAAAGGAGATGTTACTTCAGCCAAGTGGAGATTTGAAACACAGCCACTTGATACGATTACAGAGGATATAAAAATGTCAGTTAAAACTGTTGAAGATATTCAAGGAGGAGATGTTAGAATGAATAAACAGCGTTTTGAATCTGATGAGCTGTCACAGAAGTCTGTGCGAACAGTTAATGTGAGTGAAATCCAGAAAGGTGATGTCAGGACAGCAAAATGGATGTTCGAAACTCAAACAATGGATAAAATACGTAGCCAGAGCGAAGAAAATTTAATAGAAACAGTCATGAAAGAGGAGGTGTTAAGGGGAGATGTTAGACAATCAGTGTGGCTCTTTGAACAGAATCCCCTTGACCATATAAAGGAGATAGATGAGGAAGATACAGTAGTTATTCAAGAGGAAATCCCCAAAGCCGATGTAAAGACAACAACATGGCTGTTTGAAACAACTCCGTTCCATGACTTTAATGAGAACAATGTTGAGAAGTCGGAAATCCTGGGTAAAAGTATCAAAGGAACCCTTGAAGAACTTTATAGCCAGAAAATCGTTAATTCAAAAGGAGTACTCATTGAAGCAGATGAAATTGGGGACGTTAGAATGGCAAAATACCAGCTAATGAATAAGGATTCTCCAGAGATCCAAAGAGAGGAAATCATCAGCGGGGATCTGAGCAACATTATGATGAATCTTTTGAACCGTCGGGAAAGAATTGAGAGGGGGGTAGTGGTAGAGTCAGAGGAGAAGGGTAATATCAGTACAACAGTGCATCAACTGTTCAACCAAGAGAGGGGCATCAGTGTGGAAAAGGAGGAAATATTAAGAGGTGACATCCAGGAAGCTGTAAACAATCTTCTCAAGGAGGGAGGATCTGCTAAACGTGGTATACTCCTTCAAGAGGATGAGAAGGGAGATGTGCGAATGACCATATATTCTCTTCTAAATAAAGAAGAGGACATCAGTGTTGAAAAAGAGGATATAATCAAAGGCAATATAAGACATGCACTCCAAAGACTATCCAACCCAGAAAACCAAGAGCAGATAAGGATAAAGGTGGATGAGAACGAAAAGGGAAACGTGAACTTTTACTCCACATGCATTGAATCTGGGGCGCTTGACTATCTCAAACAACTCCAGGTAGAGCCAGATGAGACTCCACCTGAAAAGGTAGAGAAAGAGGAGATTATTAGAGGAGATATAAAGGGGACAAAACTCATTCTTGACAGTAATCGAGCACAAATTGAACGTACAGTATATGAAGAGGACATAGTGCGCGGAGATGTTCACAACTCAGTCAAGGTTTTCATGACTGAACCCACACTCTcattggatggcctacagaaagAGGAAATTGTGAGGGGCGATTTGAAAGCCGCTATGAACTCGCTGTCTCAGTCTGTAAATCAGACAGTG